Proteins encoded in a region of the Triticum dicoccoides isolate Atlit2015 ecotype Zavitan chromosome 3A, WEW_v2.0, whole genome shotgun sequence genome:
- the LOC119267534 gene encoding potassium channel KAT2-like isoform X2 has product MDNISNIFHNDLLPSLGARANQSIKLRKFIISPYDSRYRIWETFLLVLVVYSAWIYPFELAFLRHLSWKLFLVENIVNSFFAIDIVLTFFLAYLDHKSYLLVDNPKRIAARYLSSWFILDVCSTIPYQPFGLLFNKHGNGLAYRTLNMLRLWRLRRLSALFARLEKDIRLNYYWIRTWIGAAIPNYRSESLWIRYVTAIYWSITTLTTTGYGDLHAENPREMSFCICFMLFNLGLTAYLIGNMTNLVVQGSCRTRNFRDTIHAASRFAARNQLPEQIRDEMLAHICLRYKTEGLKQKETLDSLPKAIRSSIACHLYLPVLEKIYLFHGVSFTCRLQLVTTMEAEYYPPRETVILQNETPTDVYILVSGAVEERIMIDGREKVEKLLSGGDIFGEIGVLCNIPQPFTFRTSRISQLLRLNTTVLKNIIQENKHDKEIIMNNLYQKMNSDQRFSTDTMEVCEETLDQHFGEYNGCFASNQVNINNESKAGETIRLACSEERCKELIESDRHGAIHSTTEQGSFNTNIDFPDKGESMENHVATSQLTDKWKADEHEHTSTDNCMTGYGGARERFKNIRQDTILGQPKITDKMLTCLVAGELQEITDTRTEAGSVVSERKRVTIHMHPQQNKSLAVPYAEVINLPESLDQLFGIAREKFPGYCPVKLFNQDFAEIDDITVIRDGDQLFLMEV; this is encoded by the exons ATGGATAATATTAGCAACATCTTCCACAATGACCTACTCCCATCTCTAGGAGCAAGAGCAAACCAATCTATCAAGTTGAGAAAATTCATCATTTCTCCCTATGATTCCCGTTACAG GATCTGGGAAACGTTCTTGCTTGTGCTCGTTGTTTATTCAGCATGGATCTACCCGTTTGAGCTAGCATTTCTGAGACATCTCTCATGGAAGCTTTTCCTAGTTGAGAACATTGTCAACAGCTTCTTCGCAATTGATATTGTTCTCACCTTTTTTCTAGCGTATCTTGATCACAAGTCTTATCTTCTAGTGGATAATCCAAAAAGGATTGCAGCTAG ATATCTCTCTTCCTGGTTCATTCTTGACGTCTGTTCCACGATTCCATATCAACCGTTTGGGCTACTCTTTAACAAGCATGGAAATGGCCTTGCCTATAGGACACTTAACATGCTTCGATTATGGCGTCTCCGACGCCTCAGTGCTTTATTTGCCAG GCTTGAAAAGGATATCCGATTGAACTACTACTGGATAAG AACCTGGATAGGAGCAGCAATACCAAACTACAGATCAGAGAGTCTATGGATTCGATATGTGACAGCAATTTATTGGTCCATTACAACACTCACAACAACTGGTTATGGCGATTTACATGCGGAGAATCCAAGAGAAATGTCATTttgcatatgtttcatgctatttaACCTGGGATTGACAGCATACCTCATTGGTAACATGACAAACCTAGTTGTCCAGGGAAGTTGCCGTACCAGGAACTTT AGAGATACCATCCATGCTGCCTCTCGGTTTGCTGCAAGGAATCAGTTACCTGAACAAATTAGGGATGAAATGCTAGCTCATATCTGCCTGAGGTATAAGACAGAAGGGCTGAAACAGAAGGAAACATTGGATAGTCTCCCCAAGGCAATTCGTTCAAGCATAGCGTGCCATTTATACCTCCCTGTCCTAGAAAAAATATATCTTTTTCATGGTGTTTCTTTTACTTGCAGGCTCCAATTG GTTACCACAATGGAAGCAGAGTACTACCCACCAAGAGAAACTGTCATACTCCAGAATGAAACGCCTACAGATGTTTACATATTAGTTTCAGGAGCAGTG GAAGAACGGATAATGATTGATGGGCGAGAAAAG GTTGAGAAACTACTATCAGGTGGTGACATATTTGGTGAAATAGGAGTTCTCTGCAACATTCCCCAGCCATTTACATTCCGCACGTCCAGAATTTCACAACTATTAAGGCTTAACACAACAGTGCTAAAAAACATTATTCAGGAAAACAAACACGACAAGGAAATTATAATGAACAATCTTTACCAG AAAATGAACTCGGATCAAAGGTTCTCTACTGACACGATGGAAGTATGCGAAGAGACGCTCGATCAACACTTTGGAGAGTACAACGGATGTTTTGCATCCAATCAGGTCAACATAAACAATGAATCAAAAGCAGGAGAAACAATAAGACTGGCTTGCAGTGAAGAACGTTGTAAAGAACTCATTGAATCAGACAGACATGGAGCAATTCACAGTACTACGGAACAGGGTTCCTTTAATACAAACATTGATTTTCCTGATAAAGGTGAAAGTATGGAAAATCATGTTGCTACAAGTCAGCTTACGGACAAATGGAAGGCAGATGAGCATGAACATACATCGACCGACAACTGCATGACAGGATATGGAGGGGCTCGAGAGAGGTTCAAAAACATACGGCAAGACACAATATTAGGGCAGCCAAAAATCACAGATAAAATGCTTACATGCTTAGTTGCTGGAGAACTCCAGGAGATCACTGATACACGCACAGAAGCTGGTTCTGTGGTTTCAGAAAGAAAAAGAGTGACAATTCATATGCATCCACAACAGAACAAAAGCTTAGCAGTACCATATGCAGAAGTCATAAATCTACCAGAATCTCTGGATCAACTTTTCGGCATAGCTC GTGAGAAGTTTCCGGGTTATTGTCCTGTGAAGCTGTTCAATCAAGATTTTGCTGAAATTGACGATATAACAGTAATTCGAGATGGTGACCAGTTGTTTCTTATGGAAGTTTGA
- the LOC119267534 gene encoding potassium channel KAT2-like isoform X1, with protein MDNISNIFHNDLLPSLGARANQSIKLRKFIISPYDSRYRIWETFLLVLVVYSAWIYPFELAFLRHLSWKLFLVENIVNSFFAIDIVLTFFLAYLDHKSYLLVDNPKRIAARYLSSWFILDVCSTIPYQPFGLLFNKHGNGLAYRTLNMLRLWRLRRLSALFARLEKDIRLNYYWIRCTKLISVTLFAIHCSGCFIYLIADTYPDPSRTWIGAAIPNYRSESLWIRYVTAIYWSITTLTTTGYGDLHAENPREMSFCICFMLFNLGLTAYLIGNMTNLVVQGSCRTRNFRDTIHAASRFAARNQLPEQIRDEMLAHICLRYKTEGLKQKETLDSLPKAIRSSIACHLYLPVLEKIYLFHGVSFTCRLQLVTTMEAEYYPPRETVILQNETPTDVYILVSGAVEERIMIDGREKVEKLLSGGDIFGEIGVLCNIPQPFTFRTSRISQLLRLNTTVLKNIIQENKHDKEIIMNNLYQKMNSDQRFSTDTMEVCEETLDQHFGEYNGCFASNQVNINNESKAGETIRLACSEERCKELIESDRHGAIHSTTEQGSFNTNIDFPDKGESMENHVATSQLTDKWKADEHEHTSTDNCMTGYGGARERFKNIRQDTILGQPKITDKMLTCLVAGELQEITDTRTEAGSVVSERKRVTIHMHPQQNKSLAVPYAEVINLPESLDQLFGIAREKFPGYCPVKLFNQDFAEIDDITVIRDGDQLFLMEV; from the exons ATGGATAATATTAGCAACATCTTCCACAATGACCTACTCCCATCTCTAGGAGCAAGAGCAAACCAATCTATCAAGTTGAGAAAATTCATCATTTCTCCCTATGATTCCCGTTACAG GATCTGGGAAACGTTCTTGCTTGTGCTCGTTGTTTATTCAGCATGGATCTACCCGTTTGAGCTAGCATTTCTGAGACATCTCTCATGGAAGCTTTTCCTAGTTGAGAACATTGTCAACAGCTTCTTCGCAATTGATATTGTTCTCACCTTTTTTCTAGCGTATCTTGATCACAAGTCTTATCTTCTAGTGGATAATCCAAAAAGGATTGCAGCTAG ATATCTCTCTTCCTGGTTCATTCTTGACGTCTGTTCCACGATTCCATATCAACCGTTTGGGCTACTCTTTAACAAGCATGGAAATGGCCTTGCCTATAGGACACTTAACATGCTTCGATTATGGCGTCTCCGACGCCTCAGTGCTTTATTTGCCAG GCTTGAAAAGGATATCCGATTGAACTACTACTGGATAAGGTGCACCAAACTAATTTCT GTTACTCTTTTTGCAATACATTGTTCAGGATGTTTCATTTACTTAATAGCTGATACATATCCCGATCCATCAAGAACCTGGATAGGAGCAGCAATACCAAACTACAGATCAGAGAGTCTATGGATTCGATATGTGACAGCAATTTATTGGTCCATTACAACACTCACAACAACTGGTTATGGCGATTTACATGCGGAGAATCCAAGAGAAATGTCATTttgcatatgtttcatgctatttaACCTGGGATTGACAGCATACCTCATTGGTAACATGACAAACCTAGTTGTCCAGGGAAGTTGCCGTACCAGGAACTTT AGAGATACCATCCATGCTGCCTCTCGGTTTGCTGCAAGGAATCAGTTACCTGAACAAATTAGGGATGAAATGCTAGCTCATATCTGCCTGAGGTATAAGACAGAAGGGCTGAAACAGAAGGAAACATTGGATAGTCTCCCCAAGGCAATTCGTTCAAGCATAGCGTGCCATTTATACCTCCCTGTCCTAGAAAAAATATATCTTTTTCATGGTGTTTCTTTTACTTGCAGGCTCCAATTG GTTACCACAATGGAAGCAGAGTACTACCCACCAAGAGAAACTGTCATACTCCAGAATGAAACGCCTACAGATGTTTACATATTAGTTTCAGGAGCAGTG GAAGAACGGATAATGATTGATGGGCGAGAAAAG GTTGAGAAACTACTATCAGGTGGTGACATATTTGGTGAAATAGGAGTTCTCTGCAACATTCCCCAGCCATTTACATTCCGCACGTCCAGAATTTCACAACTATTAAGGCTTAACACAACAGTGCTAAAAAACATTATTCAGGAAAACAAACACGACAAGGAAATTATAATGAACAATCTTTACCAG AAAATGAACTCGGATCAAAGGTTCTCTACTGACACGATGGAAGTATGCGAAGAGACGCTCGATCAACACTTTGGAGAGTACAACGGATGTTTTGCATCCAATCAGGTCAACATAAACAATGAATCAAAAGCAGGAGAAACAATAAGACTGGCTTGCAGTGAAGAACGTTGTAAAGAACTCATTGAATCAGACAGACATGGAGCAATTCACAGTACTACGGAACAGGGTTCCTTTAATACAAACATTGATTTTCCTGATAAAGGTGAAAGTATGGAAAATCATGTTGCTACAAGTCAGCTTACGGACAAATGGAAGGCAGATGAGCATGAACATACATCGACCGACAACTGCATGACAGGATATGGAGGGGCTCGAGAGAGGTTCAAAAACATACGGCAAGACACAATATTAGGGCAGCCAAAAATCACAGATAAAATGCTTACATGCTTAGTTGCTGGAGAACTCCAGGAGATCACTGATACACGCACAGAAGCTGGTTCTGTGGTTTCAGAAAGAAAAAGAGTGACAATTCATATGCATCCACAACAGAACAAAAGCTTAGCAGTACCATATGCAGAAGTCATAAATCTACCAGAATCTCTGGATCAACTTTTCGGCATAGCTC GTGAGAAGTTTCCGGGTTATTGTCCTGTGAAGCTGTTCAATCAAGATTTTGCTGAAATTGACGATATAACAGTAATTCGAGATGGTGACCAGTTGTTTCTTATGGAAGTTTGA